A single region of the Musa acuminata AAA Group cultivar baxijiao unplaced genomic scaffold, Cavendish_Baxijiao_AAA HiC_scaffold_360, whole genome shotgun sequence genome encodes:
- the LOC135658155 gene encoding DNA-directed RNA polymerase subunit beta yields MLRNDGNEGMSTIPGFSQIQFEGFCRFINEGLTEEFHKFPKIEDTDQEIEFKLFVERYQLVEPLINERDAVYESLTYSSELYVPAGLIWKTGRDMQEQTVFIGNIPLMNSLGTFIVNGIYRIVINQILQSPGIYYRSELDHNGISVYTSTIISDWGGRSELEIDRKARIWARVSRKQKISILILSSAMGSNLREILDNVCYPEIFLSFPNDKEKKKIGSKENAILEFYQQFACVGGDPVFSESLCKELQKKFFQQRCELGRIGRRNMNRRLNLDIPQNNTFLLPRDVLAAADHLIGIKFGMGTLDDMNHLKNKRIRSIADLLQDQFGLALVRLENAVRGTICGAIRHKLIPTPQNLVTSTSLTTTYESFFGLHPLSQVLDRTNPLTQIVHGRKLSYLGPGGLTGRTASFRIRDIHPSHYGRICPIDTSEGINVGLIGSLAIHVRIGHWGSIESPFYEISERSKEAQIVYLSPNRDEYYMVAAGNSLALNRGIQEEQVVPARYRQEFLTIAWEQIHLRSIFPFQYFSIGASLIPFIEHNDANRALMSSNMQRQAVPLSQSERCIVGTGLERQTALDSGVSAIAEHEGKIIYTDPHKIILSSNGDTTISISIPLVIYQRSNKNTCMHQKPQVPRGKCIKKGQILADGAATVGGELALGKNVLVAYMPWEGYNSEDAVLISERLVYEDIYTSFHIRKYEIQTHVTSQGPERITKEIPHLEAHLLRNLDRNGVVMLGSWVETGDILVGKLTPQTANESSYAPEDRLLRAILGIQVSTAKETSLKLPIGGRGRVIDVRWIRKKGGSCYNSEMIRVYISQKREIKVGDKVAGRHGNKGIISKILPRQDMPYLQDGTPVDMVFNPLGVPSRMNVGQIFECSLGLAGDLLKRHYRIAPFDERYEQEASRKLVFSELYEASKQTKNPWVFEPEYPGKSRIFDGRTGNPFEQPVLIGKSYILKLIHQVDDKIHGRSSGHYALVTQQPLRGRAKQGGQRVGEMEVWALEGFGVAHILQEMLTYKSDHIRARQEVLGATIIGGRVSNPEDAPESFRLLVRELRSLALELNHFLVSEKNFQINRKEA; encoded by the coding sequence atgctccggaatgatggaaatgagggaatgtccacaatacctggatttagtcagatccaatttgagggattttgtaggttcattaatgagggcttgacggaagaatttcataagtttccaaaaattgaagatacagatcaagaaattgaatttaaattatttgtggaaagatatcaattggtagaacccttgataaacgaaagagatgctgtgtatgaatcactcacatattcttctgaattatatgtacccgcgggattaatttggaaaaccggtagagatatgcaagaacaaaccgtttttattggaaacattcccctaatgaattccctgggaacctttatagtaaatggaatatacagaattgtgatcaatcaaatattgcaaagtcctggtatttactaccgttcagaattggaccataacggaatttctgtctataccagcacaataatatcagattggggaggaagatcggaattagaaattgatagaaaagcaaggatatgggcccgtgtaagtaggaaacaaaaaatatctattctaattctatcatcagctatgggttcgaatctaagagaaattctagataatgtttgttaccctgaaattttcttgtctttcccgaatgataaggagaaaaaaaagattgggtcaaaagaaaatgctattttgGAATTTTATCAACAATTTGCTTGTGTAGGCGGGGATCCGGTATTTTCTGAGTCTTTATGTAAAGAATTACAAAAGAAATTTTTTCAACAAAGATGTGAATtaggaaggattggtcgacgaaaTATGAACCGGAGACTGAATCTTGATATACCTCAGAACAATACATTTTTATTACCACGAGATGTATTGGCTGCTGCGGATCATTTGATCGGAATTAAATTTGGAATGGGTACACTTGACGATATGAATCACTTGAAAAATAAACGGATTCGTTCTATAGCGGATCTGTTACAGGATCAATTCGGACTGGCTCTTGTTCGTTTAGAAAATGCGGTTCGAGGAACTATATGTGGAGCAATTCGGCATAAATTGATACCGACTCCTCAAAATTTGGTAACTTCAACTTCATTAACAACCACTTATGAATCGTTTTTTGGCCTACATCCTTTATCTCAAGTTTTGGATCGAACTAATCCATTGACACAAATCGTTCATGGGCGAAAATTGAGTTATTTGGGTCCTGGAGGATTGACGGGGCGAACTGCTAGTTTTCGGATACGAGATATTCATCCTAGCCACTATGGACGTATTTGTCCAATTGACACGTCCGAAGGAATCAATGTTGGACTTATTGGATCCTTAGCCATTCATGTGAGGATTGGCCATTGGGGATCTATAGAGAGTCCATTTTATGAAATATCTGAAAGATCAAAAGAGGCACAGATAGTTTATTTATCACCAAATAGAGATGAATATTATATGGTAGCAGCGGGAAATTCTTTGGCCTTGAATCGGGGTATTCAGGAAGAACAGGTTGTTCCAGCCCGATACCGTCAAGAGTTCCTGACTATTGCATGGGAACAGATTCATCTTAGAAGTATTTTTCCCTTCCAATATTTTTCTATTGGAGCTTCCCTCATTCCTTTTATCGAGCATAATGATGCGAATCGGGCTTTAATGAGTTCTAATATGCAGCGCCAAGCAGTTCCGCTTTCTCAGTCCGAGAGGTGCATTGTTGGAACTGGACTGGAACGCCAAACGGCTCTGGATTCGGGGGTTTCCGCTATAGCCGAACACGAGGGAAAGATCATTTATACTGACCCTCACAAGATCATTTTATCAAGTAATGGGGACACTACTATAAGTATAAGTATTCCATTAGTTATCTATCAACGTTCCAACAAAAATACTTGTATGCATCAAAAACCTCAGGTTCCGCGGGGTAAATGCattaaaaaaggacaaattttagCGGACGGTGCGGCTACAGTTGGGGGGGAACTTGCTTTAGGAAAAAACGTATTAGTAGCTTATATGCCATGGGAGGGTTACAATTCTGAAGACGCAGTACTAATTAGCGAACGTCTGGTATATGAAGATATTTATACTTCTTTTCACATCCGGAAATATGAAATTCAGACTCATGTGACAAGCCAAGGACCTGAAAGAATCACTAAGGAAATACCACATCTAGAGGCTCATTTACTCCGCAATTTAGACAGAAATGGAGTTGTGATGCTGGGATCTTGggtagaaacaggtgatattttaGTAGGTAAATTAACACCTCAGACAGCAAACGAATCGTCGTATGCTCCAGAGGATAGATTATTACGAGCCATACTTGGAATTCAGGTATCCACTGCAAAAGAAACTTCTCTAAAACTACCTATAGGCGGAAGAGGTCGCGTTATTGATGTGAGATGGATCCGGAAAAAGGGGGGTTCCTGTTATAATTCAGAAATGATTCGTGTATATATTTCACAGAAACGTGAAATCAAAGTAGGTGATAAAGTAGCTGGAAGACATGGGAATAAGGgtatcatttcaaaaattttgcCTAGACAAGATATGCCCTATTTGCAAGATGGAACACCTGTTGATATGGTCTTCAACCCATTAGGAGTACCATCACGAATGAATGTGGGACAGATATTTGAATGCTCGCTCGGGTTAGCGGGGGATCTGCTAAAGAGACATTATAGAATAGCACCTTTTGATGAGAGATATGAGCAAGAGGCTTCGAGAAAACTAGTGTTTTCCGAATTATATGAAGCCAGTAAGCAAACAAAAAATCCATGGGTATTTGAACCCGAATATCCGGGAAAAAGCAGAATATTTGATGGAAGAACAGGAAATCCTTTTGAACAACCTGTTCTAATAGGAAAgtcctatattttaaaattaattcatcAAGTTGATGATAAAATCCATGGACGTTCTAGTGGACATTACGCACTTGTTACACAACAACCCCTTAGAGGAAGGGCGAAGCAAGGGGGACAACGAGTAGGGGAAATGGAAGTTTGGGCTCTAGAGGGATTTGGTGTTGCTCATATTTTACAAGAGATGCTTACTTATAAATCTGATCATATTAGAGCTCGTCAAGAAGTACTTGGTGCTACgatcattggaggaagagtatctAACCCAGAAGATGCTCCAGAATCTTTTCGATTGCTCGTTCGAGAACTACGATCTTTAGCTCTAGAACTGAATCATTTCCTTGTATCTGAGAAGAACTTCCAGATTAATAGGAAGGAAGCTTGA
- the LOC135658156 gene encoding ATP synthase subunit a, chloroplastic produces MNVIPCSIKTLKGLYDISGVEVGQHFYWQIGGLQVHAQVLITSWVVIAILLGSVILAVRNPQTIPTGGQNFFEYVLEFIRDLSKTQIGEEYGPWVPFIGTMFLFIFVSNWSGALLPWKIIQLPHGELAAPTNDINTTVALALLTSVAYFYAGLSKKGLGYFGKYIQPTPILLPINILEDFTKPLSLSFRLFGNILADELVVVVLVSLVPSVVPIPVMFLGLFTSGIQALIFATLAAAYIGESMEGHH; encoded by the coding sequence atgaatgttataccatgttccattaaaacactcaaggggttatacgatatatcgggtgtagaagtaggccaacatttctattggcaaataggaggtttacaagtccatgcccaagtacttatcacttcttgggtagtaattgctatcttattaggttcggtgatcctagctgttcggaatccacaaaccattccgaccggcggtcagaatttcttcgaatatgtccttgaatttattcgagacttgagcaaaacccagattggagaagaatatggtccttgggttccctttattggaactatgttcctatttatttttgtttctaactGGTCAGGTGCTCTTTTACCTTGGAAAATTATACAGTTACCTCATGGGGAGTTAGCTGCGCCCACGAATGATATAAATACTACTGTTGCTTTAGCTTTACTCACGTCAGTCGCATATTTTTATGCGGGTCTTAGCAAAAAAGGATTGGGTTATTTTGGGAAATACATTCAACCAACTCCAATACTTTTACCAATTAACATCCTAGAAGATTTCACAAAACCCTTATCTCTTAGTTTTCGACTTTTCGGGAATATATTGGCTGATGAATTAGTAGTTGTCGTTCTTGTTTCTTTAGTCCCTTCAGTAGTTCCTATACCTGTCATGTTTCTTGGATTATTTACAAGTGGTATTCAAGCTCTTATTTTTGCAACGTTAGCTGCGGCTTATATAGGTGAATCCATGGAGGGTCATCATTGA